From one Streptomyces sp. N50 genomic stretch:
- a CDS encoding ABC transporter ATP-binding protein, translating into MTTVSTAVEAPHGPGGPQAAASARQVTKAYGAGETRVVALDAVDVDIALGRFTAIMGPSGSGKSTLMHCLAGLDTVSEGRIWIGATEITGLKDRELTRLRRDKIGFVFQAFNLLPTLNALENITLPMDIAGRKPDRSWLDQIVETVGLADRLSHRPAQLSGGQQQRVAVARALASRPEIIFGDEPTGNLDSRSGAELLTFLRRSVDELQQTIVMVTHDPVAASYADRVLFLADGRIVDEMAAPTAESVLDRMGRFDGKRTS; encoded by the coding sequence GTGACGACGGTATCCACGGCCGTAGAGGCACCCCATGGCCCCGGCGGACCACAGGCCGCCGCCTCCGCGCGGCAGGTCACCAAGGCGTACGGTGCGGGGGAAACCCGCGTCGTCGCGCTCGACGCGGTCGATGTGGACATCGCGCTCGGCCGTTTCACCGCCATCATGGGACCGTCCGGCTCGGGCAAGTCGACGCTCATGCACTGTCTCGCGGGCCTCGACACGGTGAGCGAGGGCCGCATCTGGATCGGCGCCACGGAGATCACCGGCCTCAAGGACCGGGAGCTGACCAGGCTGCGCCGGGACAAGATCGGCTTCGTCTTCCAGGCCTTCAATCTGCTCCCGACGCTGAACGCGCTGGAGAACATCACGCTGCCGATGGACATCGCCGGCCGCAAGCCGGACCGGTCCTGGCTCGACCAGATCGTGGAGACCGTCGGCCTGGCCGACCGGCTCAGCCACCGGCCGGCGCAGCTCTCCGGCGGTCAGCAGCAGCGTGTCGCGGTGGCCCGCGCGCTCGCCTCACGTCCCGAGATCATCTTCGGGGACGAACCGACCGGGAACCTCGACTCGCGCTCCGGTGCCGAGCTCCTGACGTTCCTGCGCCGCTCGGTCGACGAGTTGCAGCAGACCATCGTCATGGTCACCCACGACCCCGTGGCGGCGAGCTACGCGGACCGGGTGCTCTTCCTCGCCGACGGCCGGATCGTGGACGAGATGGCGGCGCCGACCGCCGAATCCGTCCTGGATCGCATGGGCCGTTTCGACGGCAAGCGCACCAGCTGA
- a CDS encoding ABC transporter permease, producing the protein MLLKTSLRSFLAHKGRLVLSLVAVVLSVAFVAGTLVFSTTASKTFDRLFSSTAPDVLITRTPAKEVAGTQQGAKPLTLPATSVRKVTGLSGVKSAAGQISVTNATLINPKTDKAAGPVGGSSTTIGAWVPVPRSPMEITSGKAPSGSGQMMIDADTADHSDLGIGDRVEVINPFGTFDYTISGIATFKGTNPGSGLAYLDVPTAQKDLLGASDVYTSISAFGDGTVSDSRIKSEATAALGKGFDVKTADEQTADGEKDVGSYLTFMKYLMLGFAGISLLVGGFLIVNTFSMLVAQRTREIGLLRALGGSRRQVNLSVLVEALLLAAIGSTLGMLAGLGVAQLLIALMSRAGMKISSSLEFDASVPIASYAVGIVVTVLAAWIPARRAGRFSPMAALRDHGTPGDRATTRIRAGSGLLLSLLGGVLLAYGASGTGSSPAVGAGVVLTLIGFVVLGPVLATGVIRGLGTALPAMFGPSGKLAQRNAMRNPRRTGATAAALMIGLAVVTGVSVISSSMVRSTNAQIDDALGADYLVQGDQTGLTPAMLKAAETAEGIAHITEEKHLPATLTAPDGDSNDYTVVAVSKSFTKDFHFPVKDGNGDNAISRGISVDEDYADLHHLRIGDKIEIDYGNGHKQSVPVEVITTSGSTLFDKQFYIGIATVARAIPAAEMPADTGFYGAAASGADKDKTYDALQKALHAYPQLTVQDQAGFKALYLHQVNTLLYLVYALLGLSIIVAVLGVINTLALSVVERTREIGLLRAIGLSRRQLRRMIRLESVVIALFGALLGTGLGLSWGISTQRLMKGQGLQLLSVPVLTIAAVLALSAVVGLLAALVPAFRAGRMNVLGAIASD; encoded by the coding sequence ATGTTGCTCAAGACCTCTCTGCGGAGCTTCCTCGCACACAAGGGCCGCCTGGTGCTGTCCCTCGTCGCGGTCGTCCTCTCCGTCGCCTTCGTCGCGGGGACCCTGGTCTTCTCCACGACCGCTTCCAAGACCTTCGACCGGCTCTTCTCCTCCACGGCCCCCGACGTCCTGATCACCAGAACACCGGCCAAGGAGGTCGCCGGGACGCAACAGGGCGCCAAACCCCTGACCCTTCCCGCCACTTCGGTGCGGAAAGTCACCGGCCTGTCCGGCGTGAAGAGCGCCGCCGGCCAGATCTCCGTCACCAACGCGACCCTGATCAACCCCAAGACCGACAAGGCGGCCGGACCGGTCGGCGGCTCCTCGACCACGATCGGCGCCTGGGTCCCCGTACCTCGCTCCCCCATGGAAATCACCTCGGGCAAGGCCCCGTCCGGCTCCGGTCAGATGATGATCGACGCGGACACCGCCGACCACTCCGACCTCGGCATCGGTGACCGGGTCGAGGTGATCAATCCCTTCGGCACCTTCGACTACACCATCTCCGGCATCGCCACCTTCAAGGGCACCAACCCCGGTTCCGGACTGGCCTACCTCGACGTCCCGACCGCGCAGAAGGATCTTCTCGGCGCCTCCGACGTCTACACGTCGATCTCGGCCTTCGGCGACGGCACTGTGTCGGACAGCCGGATCAAGAGTGAGGCCACGGCCGCCCTGGGCAAGGGTTTCGACGTCAAGACGGCCGACGAGCAGACGGCTGACGGCGAGAAGGACGTCGGCAGCTACCTCACCTTCATGAAGTACCTGATGCTCGGCTTCGCCGGCATCTCGCTGCTCGTCGGCGGCTTCCTGATCGTCAACACCTTCTCCATGCTCGTGGCCCAGCGCACCCGGGAGATCGGTCTGCTGCGCGCACTCGGCGGCAGCCGCCGTCAGGTCAACCTGTCGGTCCTCGTCGAGGCGCTGCTGCTGGCGGCGATCGGCTCCACCCTCGGCATGCTGGCCGGTCTGGGCGTCGCACAACTGCTGATCGCGCTGATGAGCCGGGCGGGAATGAAGATCTCCTCCTCCCTGGAGTTCGACGCGAGTGTCCCGATCGCCTCGTACGCGGTGGGGATCGTGGTCACCGTCCTCGCCGCCTGGATCCCGGCCCGCCGGGCCGGCCGGTTCTCCCCGATGGCCGCGCTCCGCGACCACGGCACTCCGGGCGACAGGGCCACCACGAGGATCCGGGCCGGGTCCGGCCTGCTCCTGTCGCTGCTCGGTGGTGTTCTCCTCGCGTACGGTGCGAGCGGTACGGGTTCCTCGCCGGCCGTGGGCGCGGGCGTGGTGCTCACCCTGATCGGCTTCGTGGTGCTCGGCCCGGTGCTCGCCACAGGTGTCATCCGAGGGCTGGGTACGGCCCTTCCGGCCATGTTCGGTCCGTCCGGCAAGCTCGCCCAGCGCAACGCGATGCGCAATCCGCGCCGAACCGGTGCGACCGCGGCGGCCCTGATGATCGGTCTCGCCGTGGTCACCGGCGTCTCGGTGATCTCCTCCTCGATGGTCCGCTCGACCAACGCGCAGATCGACGACGCGCTCGGCGCGGACTACCTCGTCCAAGGCGACCAGACGGGCCTGACGCCGGCCATGCTGAAGGCTGCCGAGACCGCCGAGGGGATCGCCCACATCACCGAGGAGAAGCACCTCCCCGCGACGCTCACCGCCCCGGACGGGGACAGCAACGACTACACCGTGGTGGCCGTCTCGAAGTCCTTCACGAAGGACTTCCACTTCCCCGTCAAGGACGGCAACGGCGACAACGCCATCTCGCGCGGCATCTCGGTGGACGAGGACTACGCGGACCTCCACCACCTGCGGATCGGCGACAAGATCGAGATCGACTACGGCAACGGGCACAAGCAGTCCGTGCCGGTCGAAGTGATCACCACCTCGGGCAGCACCCTCTTCGACAAACAGTTCTACATCGGGATCGCGACCGTCGCCCGTGCCATCCCCGCCGCAGAGATGCCGGCCGATACCGGCTTCTACGGCGCGGCGGCCTCCGGAGCCGACAAGGACAAGACGTACGACGCGCTGCAGAAGGCGCTCCACGCCTATCCGCAACTGACCGTGCAGGACCAGGCGGGCTTCAAGGCGCTCTACCTGCACCAGGTCAACACCCTGCTGTACCTGGTCTACGCACTGCTCGGGCTGTCGATCATCGTGGCGGTGCTCGGGGTCATCAACACGCTGGCCCTGTCGGTGGTCGAGCGGACCCGTGAGATCGGTCTGCTGCGGGCGATCGGTCTCTCCCGCCGTCAGCTGCGCCGGATGATCCGTCTGGAGTCGGTGGTGATCGCGCTGTTCGGCGCGCTGCTCGGCACCGGGCTCGGTCTCAGCTGGGGCATCAGCACACAGCGGCTGATGAAAGGCCAGGGACTGCAGCTTCTGTCCGTGCCGGTCCTCACCATCGCGGCGGTCCTGGCGCTCTCCGCGGTGGTCGGTCTGCTGGCCGCCCTCGTACCCGCGTTCCGCGCCGGCCGGATGAACGTCCTGGGGGCCATCGCCTCGGACTGA
- a CDS encoding response regulator transcription factor — translation MTIRLVLADDQPLVLSGLRMVIGTAPDLEIVGEAGNGAQAVQLSRDLRPDVVVMDIRMPGMDGIEATRAITEESGDVRVIMLTTFDDDQNVYGSLRAGASGFLVKDTALDDLLIAIRVVAEGNALIAPHVTRRLIEEFAGRPEPTRSPVHREQLLAGTTEREREVLTLIGRGLSNSEISTTLFIGMATAKTHVARLMSKLGARDRIQLVIIAYEAGLVSVSR, via the coding sequence ATGACGATTCGTCTCGTGCTCGCCGACGACCAGCCGCTGGTCCTCTCCGGCCTCCGCATGGTGATCGGCACCGCGCCCGACCTGGAGATCGTGGGAGAGGCGGGCAACGGAGCCCAGGCGGTCCAGCTGTCCAGGGACCTGCGGCCGGACGTCGTCGTGATGGACATCCGGATGCCGGGCATGGACGGCATCGAGGCCACCCGTGCCATCACCGAGGAGTCGGGCGACGTACGCGTGATCATGCTGACGACGTTCGACGACGACCAGAACGTGTACGGCTCACTGCGCGCCGGTGCCAGCGGGTTCCTGGTGAAGGACACGGCCCTCGACGACCTGCTCATCGCGATCCGTGTGGTCGCCGAGGGCAACGCCCTGATCGCCCCGCACGTCACCCGCCGCCTCATCGAGGAGTTCGCGGGCCGCCCCGAGCCCACCAGGAGCCCTGTGCACCGCGAGCAGCTGCTCGCCGGCACCACCGAGAGGGAACGGGAAGTCCTCACCCTGATCGGGCGGGGCCTGTCCAACAGCGAGATCTCCACCACGCTGTTCATCGGCATGGCCACGGCCAAGACCCATGTGGCGCGGCTGATGAGCAAACTGGGCGCCCGCGACCGGATCCAGCTGGTCATCATCGCCTACGAGGCCGGTCTGGTCTCGGTCTCCCGGTGA
- a CDS encoding sensor histidine kinase translates to MEERMPRPPLLGRMTPRAWTMVMWCLAVAMAVLLFTMIAPTTSPVFIRPRQRYHLEIWVRIGMAVFMALPIGLARRRPVPVLGLVLAESTMIAMLRQPTWPMLCVTMVLIGYIAVVRPRRVVAGAALLTLLVWSAQWGALSTGSWLYLLTVKPSYAGLLIVIAWSVGNSIHQRRRYAEALRAQAANKAVVDERLRIARELHDTVAHSIGIIAIQAGAVNRVIDAQTPEVRDALNAIENTSRETLAGLRHALGMLRETDPDSTESVRSPGLENVDQLAKTAADAGIRVQVNWQGRRRQLPADIDLSAFRIIQESVTNVVRHSGSDDCQVNVEFRDAELAIEVVDDGHEHRTAGAGYGIAGMRERVGLLHGHFQAGPRPEGGFRVEARLPV, encoded by the coding sequence GTGGAAGAACGTATGCCGCGCCCCCCACTCCTGGGCCGGATGACACCGCGCGCCTGGACGATGGTGATGTGGTGCCTGGCCGTAGCGATGGCCGTCCTGTTATTCACCATGATCGCGCCCACGACGTCACCGGTCTTCATCCGGCCACGACAGCGCTACCACCTGGAGATCTGGGTCAGGATCGGCATGGCCGTCTTCATGGCGCTGCCCATCGGTCTGGCCCGCCGCCGGCCGGTGCCGGTCCTCGGCCTGGTCCTGGCCGAGTCGACCATGATCGCGATGCTCAGGCAGCCGACGTGGCCGATGCTGTGCGTGACGATGGTGCTGATCGGCTACATCGCGGTCGTCCGCCCCCGCCGTGTCGTGGCAGGCGCCGCCCTCCTCACGCTGCTCGTCTGGTCCGCGCAATGGGGGGCGCTGTCGACCGGCAGTTGGCTGTATCTGCTCACCGTCAAGCCCAGCTATGCCGGCCTGCTCATCGTCATCGCGTGGTCGGTCGGCAACTCGATCCACCAGCGACGCCGGTATGCCGAGGCGCTGCGCGCACAGGCGGCCAACAAGGCGGTCGTGGACGAACGGCTGCGGATCGCCCGGGAGTTGCACGACACGGTCGCCCACAGCATCGGCATCATCGCGATCCAGGCCGGCGCGGTGAACCGTGTCATCGACGCCCAGACGCCGGAAGTACGCGATGCGCTGAACGCCATTGAGAACACCAGCAGGGAAACCCTCGCCGGGCTCCGGCACGCCCTCGGCATGCTCCGCGAAACCGACCCGGACTCCACGGAATCCGTTCGTTCACCGGGTCTGGAAAACGTCGACCAGCTCGCGAAGACCGCGGCCGACGCCGGCATCCGTGTTCAGGTGAACTGGCAGGGGCGGCGGCGTCAGCTTCCCGCCGATATCGATCTCTCCGCCTTTCGGATCATTCAGGAGTCCGTGACCAACGTGGTGCGACATTCGGGCAGCGACGACTGCCAGGTAAATGTGGAATTCCGGGACGCCGAACTGGCCATCGAGGTCGTGGACGACGGCCATGAACACCGCACGGCGGGAGCCGGCTACGGCATCGCCGGAATGCGCGAACGCGTCGGCCTGCTGCACGGCCACTTCCAGGCAGGTCCCCGGCCCGAAGGCGGGTTCCGGGTGGAAGCGAGGCTGCCGGTATGA
- the dpgD gene encoding enoyl-CoA-hydratase DpgD, whose translation MIGGGDSGIRYEKKDHVARVTLDRPSVLNAMNLRMHEELARVWDDVEADDDIRVAVLTGAGDRSFTVGQDLRERARLDREGAAPTTFGSRGQPGWPRLTDRFDLSKPVIARVNGYALGGGFELALACDLIVAGDQAVFALPEATLGLVPGAGGAFRLARQLPLKTAMGYLLTGRRMSAAEALRFGLVNEVVPAERLDEGVAAWTDALLRSAPLAVRAIKEAVLRSVDMPLEEAFTASYAWEEKRRRSDDAVEGPRAFAQRRAPVWRGA comes from the coding sequence GTGATCGGCGGCGGGGACTCCGGCATCCGGTACGAGAAGAAGGACCACGTCGCCCGCGTCACGCTCGACCGGCCCTCGGTGCTCAACGCGATGAACCTGCGCATGCACGAGGAGCTCGCACGGGTCTGGGACGACGTCGAGGCCGACGACGACATCCGGGTCGCGGTCCTCACCGGTGCGGGCGACCGCTCCTTCACGGTCGGGCAGGACCTGCGCGAACGGGCCCGGCTCGACCGTGAGGGGGCGGCGCCGACCACGTTCGGCAGCCGAGGCCAGCCGGGCTGGCCCCGGCTGACCGACCGGTTCGATCTGTCCAAACCCGTCATCGCCCGCGTCAACGGATACGCACTGGGCGGCGGCTTCGAACTCGCCCTGGCCTGCGACCTCATCGTCGCCGGCGACCAAGCGGTCTTCGCCCTGCCGGAAGCCACCCTCGGCCTGGTGCCCGGCGCGGGCGGAGCCTTCCGGCTGGCGCGGCAACTGCCTCTCAAAACCGCTATGGGATACCTGCTGACCGGACGCAGGATGAGCGCCGCCGAAGCACTCCGGTTCGGACTCGTCAACGAGGTCGTGCCGGCGGAGCGGCTCGACGAGGGCGTCGCGGCCTGGACCGACGCCTTGCTGCGCAGCGCCCCGTTGGCCGTGCGGGCCATCAAGGAGGCCGTACTGCGGTCGGTGGACATGCCGCTCGAAGAGGCCTTCACCGCGTCGTACGCCTGGGAGGAGAAGCGGCGGCGCAGCGATGACGCCGTCGAAGGCCCCCGGGCCTTCGCACAGCGGCGCGCACCCGTGTGGCGCGGCGCCTGA
- the dpgC gene encoding (3,5-dihydroxyphenyl)acetyl-CoA 1,2-dioxygenase DpgC codes for MRSELSRARQVIARAAARTETRLADLPGPEDRSPQQRAIAEAAGDAVRALRAVFMDRHGDAVYDELTDGRTRHLRVGELAAAAAAAFPGLVPTTERLAVELGRPQAHKEGHEIDQGIFFSRVLRSPQAGPHLLDAMLLPTSRALTLLPQFIETGSVDLGSVRLERTGAVARLTMCRDDALNAEDNAQVDDMETAVDLALLDPAVEVGLLRGGEMTHPRYRGRRVFSAGINLKSLHSGDISLVDFLLRRELGYIHKLVRGILSDEETNWRARTVEKPWVAVVDSFAIGGGAQLLLAFDHVIAASDAYISLPAAQEGIIPGAANYRLTRSAGPRLARQVILEGRRIWASEPAARLVVDEVHDHAELDLAVERSVERLRGSAVLANRRMLNLAEEPPDEFRRYMAEFALQQALRLYSSDVIDKVGRFSAAAGTKDGRPG; via the coding sequence GTGCGCTCCGAGCTGTCCCGGGCTCGGCAGGTCATCGCGCGGGCCGCGGCGCGCACCGAGACCCGGCTGGCGGACCTGCCCGGGCCGGAGGACCGCTCACCGCAACAGCGCGCCATCGCGGAGGCGGCGGGCGACGCCGTGCGGGCCCTGCGCGCCGTGTTCATGGACAGGCACGGCGACGCGGTCTACGACGAGCTGACCGACGGCCGGACCCGCCATCTGCGGGTGGGAGAACTGGCGGCCGCGGCCGCGGCGGCCTTCCCCGGTCTCGTCCCCACCACTGAGCGGCTCGCCGTCGAACTCGGCCGTCCGCAGGCGCACAAAGAGGGCCACGAGATAGACCAGGGCATCTTCTTCAGCCGGGTGCTCCGTTCGCCGCAGGCCGGCCCGCACCTGCTCGACGCGATGCTGCTCCCGACCTCGCGCGCACTCACCCTCCTGCCGCAGTTCATCGAGACGGGAAGTGTCGACCTGGGCTCGGTACGTCTGGAGCGCACGGGCGCCGTGGCACGCCTCACCATGTGCCGCGACGACGCCCTGAACGCGGAGGACAACGCGCAGGTCGACGACATGGAGACCGCCGTCGACCTCGCCCTGCTCGACCCGGCCGTCGAGGTCGGTCTGTTGCGCGGCGGCGAGATGACCCACCCCCGCTATCGGGGGCGGCGTGTGTTCAGCGCCGGCATCAACCTCAAGTCCCTGCACAGCGGCGACATTTCGCTGGTCGACTTCCTGCTCCGCCGTGAACTGGGCTACATCCACAAGCTCGTACGGGGAATCCTGAGCGACGAGGAGACGAACTGGCGGGCACGGACCGTCGAGAAGCCCTGGGTCGCCGTCGTCGACTCCTTCGCGATCGGCGGCGGAGCCCAGCTGCTGCTCGCCTTCGACCATGTCATCGCCGCCTCGGACGCCTACATCAGCCTGCCTGCCGCGCAGGAGGGAATCATCCCGGGCGCCGCCAACTACCGGCTGACCCGGTCCGCGGGGCCGCGGCTCGCCCGGCAGGTCATCCTGGAAGGGCGGCGGATATGGGCGAGTGAGCCCGCCGCCCGGCTGGTGGTGGACGAGGTGCACGACCACGCCGAGCTGGACCTCGCCGTGGAGCGCAGTGTCGAACGCCTGCGGGGCAGTGCGGTGCTCGCCAACCGGCGGATGCTGAATCTCGCGGAGGAGCCGCCGGACGAATTCCGCCGCTACATGGCCGAGTTCGCGCTCCAGCAGGCCCTGCGGCTCTACAGCTCCGACGTGATCGACAAGGTCGGCCGCTTCTCCGCCGCCGCCGGGACCAAGGACGGACGACCGGGGTGA
- the dpgB gene encoding enoyl-CoA-hydratase DpgB has protein sequence MTTEQVKGVMKTTPTAEAQPGHEELTLRIDGRQPLSAEVVSAVGAICDSAEDRAGQARIIVQVSGVPRTSWANELTVSLVSKWERALRRLERLPATTIAVADGDCGGLALDVLLATDYRIATGSVRLVVPVESGATWPGMALYRLAGYGANAAAIRRAVLYGTPVEAADALALQLVDELTDDVPGALSLAAERAGAISGTELAIRRQLMSDASVTSFEDALGVHLAACDRALRRAATEVDA, from the coding sequence GTGACTACGGAGCAGGTGAAGGGCGTCATGAAGACCACACCGACAGCGGAAGCGCAGCCGGGGCACGAGGAACTCACGCTGCGGATCGACGGGCGGCAACCCCTGTCGGCCGAGGTCGTGTCGGCGGTCGGGGCGATCTGCGACAGCGCCGAGGACCGTGCGGGGCAGGCCAGAATCATCGTTCAGGTGTCAGGAGTCCCGCGGACATCGTGGGCGAACGAACTGACGGTGTCCCTGGTGAGCAAGTGGGAACGCGCACTGCGCCGCCTGGAACGTCTGCCCGCGACCACGATCGCGGTCGCCGACGGCGACTGCGGCGGACTGGCCCTGGACGTACTGCTCGCCACCGACTACCGCATCGCGACCGGCTCCGTACGCCTGGTCGTTCCCGTCGAGAGCGGGGCGACCTGGCCCGGCATGGCCCTGTACCGACTGGCCGGCTACGGAGCGAACGCCGCCGCCATACGCCGCGCGGTGCTCTACGGCACCCCCGTCGAAGCGGCCGACGCCCTGGCCCTGCAACTGGTCGACGAGCTGACGGACGACGTGCCGGGGGCGCTGTCCCTCGCCGCCGAGCGGGCCGGTGCCATATCGGGCACCGAGCTGGCCATCCGGCGGCAGCTGATGTCCGACGCCTCCGTCACCAGCTTCGAGGACGCGCTCGGCGTGCACCTGGCAGCCTGCGACCGTGCTCTGCGGCGCGCCGCGACGGAGGTGGACGCGTGA
- the dpgA gene encoding 3,5-dihydroxyphenylacetyl-CoA synthase DpgA, translating to MSVGTAVTDRSYSQQELLDIFDITDPKVRSVFLNSAIERRFLTVPPRDADGAVLPEAQGELLAKHKRLALDMGARAVRTCLENAGIDLADIDYLCCTTTTGFLTPGVSAHLIRDMGILPRTSRVDVVGMGCNAGLNALNATSSWAVANPGKVAVMLCVEACSAAYVIDGTMRTAVVNSLFGDGAAAIALTADPPDAAYGAPSDVPPEPGGPRILGFASHLITDAIGAMRYDWDDEQGKFSFYLDPEIPYVVGASAEQVVDRLLAGAGLRRSDIAHWLVHSGGKKVIDAVRVNLRLTRHDVRHTTGVLRDYGNLSSGSFLFSYERLLQERVAKAGDYGVLMTMGPGSTIETALVQW from the coding sequence ATGAGTGTCGGCACCGCCGTCACCGATCGGTCGTACTCCCAGCAAGAGCTCCTCGACATCTTCGACATCACGGACCCCAAGGTTCGTTCGGTCTTCCTCAACAGCGCGATAGAGCGGCGCTTCCTCACCGTTCCGCCCAGGGACGCCGACGGCGCCGTGCTCCCCGAGGCCCAGGGCGAACTCCTCGCCAAGCACAAACGGCTCGCCCTGGACATGGGTGCCCGCGCCGTCCGGACCTGCCTGGAGAACGCGGGCATCGACCTCGCGGACATCGACTACCTGTGCTGCACCACCACCACCGGATTCCTCACCCCCGGCGTCAGCGCCCACCTGATCCGCGACATGGGCATCCTGCCCAGGACCAGCCGCGTGGACGTGGTGGGCATGGGCTGCAACGCGGGGCTCAACGCCCTCAACGCCACCTCCAGTTGGGCTGTCGCCAACCCCGGGAAGGTCGCCGTCATGCTGTGCGTGGAGGCCTGCTCGGCCGCGTACGTCATCGACGGGACGATGCGCACCGCTGTCGTGAACAGCCTGTTCGGCGACGGCGCGGCCGCGATCGCCCTGACCGCGGATCCGCCGGACGCCGCCTACGGCGCCCCGTCCGACGTCCCGCCCGAGCCGGGCGGCCCGCGCATCCTCGGCTTCGCCAGCCACCTCATCACCGATGCCATCGGCGCGATGCGCTACGACTGGGACGACGAGCAGGGCAAGTTCAGCTTCTACCTCGACCCGGAGATCCCCTACGTCGTCGGCGCCAGCGCGGAGCAGGTCGTGGACCGGCTGCTAGCGGGCGCCGGACTGCGGCGCAGCGACATAGCCCACTGGCTCGTGCACTCCGGCGGCAAGAAGGTGATCGACGCGGTGCGGGTCAACCTCCGTCTCACCCGCCACGACGTGCGGCACACCACCGGAGTCCTGCGGGACTACGGCAACCTGTCGAGCGGCTCGTTCCTCTTCTCCTACGAGCGTCTGCTCCAGGAGAGGGTCGCCAAGGCCGGCGACTACGGCGTCCTGATGACCATGGGCCCCGGCTCGACCATCGAAACCGCGCTGGTGCAGTGGTGA
- a CDS encoding PLP-dependent aminotransferase family protein: protein MALVDMAAVTLRKEELHASVGDPVLDTMNFLNEITHRYPKAISFAPGRPYDGFFDVEEIFTHIRRYLDHLEQGGATPGEIRNALFQYGPTSGQIRALIADSLRKDENIDVRPESIVVTVGCQEAMFLALRALIAGPDDALLVSSPCYVGITGAARLLGVEPTAVEEGRDGFRSADLETALAAERARGRRPRAFYVVPDHSNPSGTTMSLAERHALLELAAREDFLVLEDSPYRLVSPGRQLPTLKSLDREQRVVHLGSYSKTLFPGARVGFAVADQRVVDKDGNPGLLADELTKIKSMVTVNTSPLSQAVVAGMLLAVDGRTSELNTETSAYYGDAMRAILARLDECFPQQDRDALGIRWNRPDGGFFLTVDVPFRTDGAALVRSAEEHGVIWTPMSYFYPQGGGEHSLRLSVSYLTQADISEGVARLAQFIKSESTNAG from the coding sequence ATGGCGCTGGTAGACATGGCCGCCGTGACCCTGCGCAAAGAGGAACTGCACGCCAGCGTCGGCGACCCGGTGCTCGACACGATGAACTTCCTCAACGAGATCACGCACCGCTACCCCAAGGCGATCTCGTTCGCACCGGGCCGCCCGTACGACGGCTTCTTCGACGTCGAGGAGATCTTCACCCACATCCGTCGCTACCTGGACCACCTGGAGCAGGGCGGGGCCACACCCGGCGAGATCCGGAACGCGCTGTTCCAGTACGGCCCGACCAGCGGCCAGATCCGGGCGCTGATCGCGGACTCGCTGCGCAAGGACGAGAACATCGATGTGCGGCCCGAGTCCATCGTGGTCACAGTGGGCTGCCAAGAGGCGATGTTCCTCGCGCTGCGCGCGCTCATCGCCGGGCCGGACGACGCGCTCCTCGTCTCCAGCCCCTGCTACGTGGGGATCACCGGAGCCGCCCGCCTGCTCGGCGTCGAACCGACCGCGGTCGAGGAGGGCAGGGACGGCTTCCGCTCTGCCGACCTCGAAACCGCGCTCGCCGCCGAGCGGGCGCGCGGTCGCCGGCCGCGTGCTTTCTATGTGGTCCCGGACCACTCGAACCCCTCAGGGACCACCATGTCCCTGGCGGAGCGCCACGCGCTGCTCGAACTCGCGGCCCGCGAGGACTTCCTCGTCCTGGAGGACAGCCCCTACCGGCTGGTCAGCCCCGGACGGCAGCTGCCGACCCTCAAGTCCCTCGACCGGGAACAGCGGGTCGTCCATCTGGGCTCCTACTCCAAGACCCTGTTTCCCGGTGCCCGGGTGGGCTTCGCCGTCGCCGACCAGCGAGTCGTGGACAAGGACGGCAACCCCGGGCTCCTCGCGGACGAACTCACCAAGATCAAGAGCATGGTCACGGTGAACACCTCGCCGCTCAGCCAGGCCGTGGTGGCGGGCATGCTGCTCGCCGTCGACGGCCGGACCTCCGAGCTCAACACCGAGACGTCCGCGTACTACGGCGATGCGATGCGAGCCATCCTGGCGCGGCTCGACGAGTGCTTCCCGCAGCAGGACAGGGACGCCCTCGGCATCCGCTGGAACAGGCCGGACGGAGGCTTCTTCCTGACGGTCGACGTCCCCTTCCGCACGGACGGCGCCGCGCTGGTGCGCTCGGCGGAGGAGCACGGTGTGATCTGGACGCCCATGTCCTATTTCTATCCCCAGGGCGGCGGCGAACACAGCCTGCGACTGTCCGTCAGCTACCTGACGCAGGCCGACATCTCCGAGGGCGTGGCCCGCCTCGCCCAGTTCATCAAGTCCGAATCGACGAACGCCGGTTGA